A region from the Pelodiscus sinensis isolate JC-2024 chromosome 11, ASM4963464v1, whole genome shotgun sequence genome encodes:
- the SLC26A6 gene encoding solute carrier family 26 member 6 isoform X2, with the protein MVMEQSELQHRPWASQADSKVLSEAELEEIAPRTRAPQPSLCSRLRDARCSCAVAKALLFRFLPILSWLPRYPVRDWLFGDIISGFSVGIMHLPQGLAYALLAGVPPVTGLYSSFYPVFLYFLFGTSRHISVGPFAVISIMIGSVTASLMPNSNFLDPVNGTNETVLNETRRDSARVELVATLTILVGIFQIALGLLQFGFVVTYLSDPLVRGYTTAAAIQVLASQLKYVFGVEVAEQSGPLSMFTAFTEICSKLPQTNVGTLVTSLIAMATIVAVKMLSAKLSSKLPMPIPIELITIIVSTGISYGAGLKAKFGIAVVGDIPSGMKPPVAPNPSYFGQMVGNAFAIAVVSYAICISLGKIFALKHGYKVNSNQCFSISGSMSRTLVQESTGGNSQVAGVVASILILVTILKIGQLFQALPKTILAAIVIVNLMGMFRQFTDICTLWQSNRIDLLIWLVTFVATLLLNLDMGLGVSVAFALLTVIFRTQLAHYSILGHVSNTGIYRDVAEYNTAEEIPGVKIFRSSATVYFANAELYSEALKEKSGINVDYLIGKKKKALKKQKQQQEKKKREEAKKKEATPELSEASDPCSADLGFVDVEMETKTQEPGSDCNGSGPAVVDSNGSRTELEPQASGTQKTFNEPTLESLGLKKPDLHSLILDFTSVNFVDTVCIKILKNIFRDFRELEVDVFLAGCHVSIIDQLEKGNFFNQTITKHHLFASVHDAIAYVTRGQGQSMPRPVTLDSSTKL; encoded by the exons ATGGTGATGGAGCAGAGCGAGCTGCAGCACCGCCCCTGGGCGTCCCAGGCAGACAGCAAGGTGCTGAGCGAGGCTGAGCTTGAAGAAATTGCACCAAGAACCCGGGCTCCGCAgccctctctctgcagcaggcTCCGGGACGCAAG GTGCTCATGTGCTGTTGCCAAGGCCCTTCTGTTCCGGTTCCTACCGATCCTGAGCTGGTTGCCCCGGTACCCGGTCAGAGACTGGCTCTTCGGTGATATCATCTCGGGGTTCAGTGTGGGCATCATGCACCTCCCTCAGG GTTTGGCTTATGCGCTTCTGGCAGGGGTACCTCCCGTGACTGGCCTCTATTCATCCTTCTATCCTGTCTTCCTGTACTTCCTGTTTGGAACATCTAGGCACATCTCCGTGG gcccctTTGCTGTCATCTCCATCATGATCGGCAGCGTGACAGCCTCGCTGATGCCCAACAGCAACTTCCTGGATCCAGTCAATGGCACGAATGAGACAGTCCTCAACGAGACGAGGAGAGACAGCGCCAGGGTGGAACTGGTGGCTACACTCACCATCCTGGTGGGCATCTTCCAG ATagctctggggctgctgcagttTGGATTTGTGGTCACCTATCTCTCTGATCCCTTGGTGCGGGGATACACCACAGCGGCTGCCATCCAGGTGCTGGCCTCCCAGCTGAAGTACGTCTTTGGGGTGGAGGTGGCTGAGCAGTCAGGGCCACTATCCATGTTCACT GCCTTCACTGAGATCTGCAGCAAGCTGCCCCAGACCAACGTGGGCACCCTGGTCACAAGCCTGATTGCCATGGCCACCATCGTGGCTGTCAAGATGCTCAGTGCCAAGCTCTCCTCCAAGCTCCCCATGCCCATCCCCATTGAACTCATCACG ATCATCGTTTCCACGGGGATCTCCTATGGAGCCGGCCTGAAGGCCAAGTTTGGGATTGCTGTTGTGGGCGACATCCCCAGTGG GATGAAACcaccagtggctcccaaccccagCTACTTTGGGCAGATGGTGGGCAATGCCTTTGCCATTGCCGTGGTCAGCTATGCCATCTGCATCTCCCTGGGCAAGATCTTTGCCCTGAAACACGGCTACAAGGTGAACAGTAACCAG TGTTTCAGCATCAGTGGCTCCATGTCCCGGACCCTGGTGCAGGAGAGCACTGGAGGGAACAGTCAG gtGGCCGGGGTCGTTGCCTCAATTCTCATCTTAGTGACCATTTTGAAGATTGGGCAGCTCTTCCAAGCCCTGCCCAAA ACCATTTTAGCTGCCATCGTCATTGTGAACCTGATGGGCATGTTCAGGCAGTTCACAGACATCTGCACACTGTGGCAGTCCAACCGCATCGATCTG CTCATCTGGCTCGTGACCTTTGTGGCCACCCTCCTGCTGAACCTAGACATGGGGCTGGGGGTCTCTGTGGCGTTTGCCTTGCTCACAGTCATCTTCCGGACCCAGCT GGCCCACTACTCCATTCTGGGGCACGTTTCCAACACAGGCATCTACAGAGATGTGGCGGAATATAACACG GCTGAGGAAATTCCAGGTGTGAAGATTTTCCGTTCTTCTGCCACTGTCTATTTTGCCAACGCTGAGCTCTATTCTGAGGCCCTGAAGGAGAAG AGCGGCATTAATGTTGATTACCTCATTGGGAAGAAGAAGAAAGCCCTCAagaaacagaagcagcagcaggagaagaagaagagggaagaggcaaAGAAGAAG GAAGCTACTCCTGAGCTCTCAGAGGCATCTGACCCCTGCAGCGCTGACCTCGGCTTTGTAGATGTTGAAATGGAGACCAAGACACAG gagccagggagtgactgcAATGGATCTGGCCCTGCAGTGGTTGACTCCAATGGAAGCAGGACAGAATTGGAGCCCCAAGCCAGCGGCACCCAAAAAACCTTCAATGAACCCACTCTGGAGTCTTTAGGTCTCAAAAAGCCCGACCTCCACTCCCTCATCCTGGACTTCACCTCTGTCAACTTTGTGGATACTGTCTGCATAAAGATCCTAAAGAAC ATATTCAGAGATTTCCGGGAGTTAGAAGTGGATGTGTTTCTTGCTGGCTGCCATG TGTCTATCATTGACCAGCTGGAAAAAGGCAACTTCTTCAACCAAACCATCACCAAGCACCACCTCTTTGCCTCAGTGCATGATGCCATCGCCTATgtcaccagagggcagggacagagcatgCCACGGCCAGTCACA CTTGATTCCAGCACTAAACTGTAG
- the SLC26A6 gene encoding solute carrier family 26 member 6 isoform X5, with amino-acid sequence MVMEQSELQHRPWASQADSKVLSEAELEEIAPRTRAPQPSLCSRLRDARCSCAVAKALLFRFLPILSWLPRYPVRDWLFGDIISGFSVGIMHLPQGLAYALLAGVPPVTGLYSSFYPVFLYFLFGTSRHISVGPFAVISIMIGSVTASLMPNSNFLDPVNGTNETVLNETRRDSARVELVATLTILVGIFQIALGLLQFGFVVTYLSDPLVRGYTTAAAIQVLASQLKYVFGVEVAEQSGPLSMFTAFTEICSKLPQTNVGTLVTSLIAMATIVAVKMLSAKLSSKLPMPIPIELITIIVSTGISYGAGLKAKFGIAVVGDIPSGMKPPVAPNPSYFGQMVGNAFAIAVVSYAICISLGKIFALKHGYKVNSNQELIAMGICNFMGGFFQCFSISGSMSRTLVQESTGGNSQVAGVVASILILVTILKIGQLFQALPKTILAAIVIVNLMGMFRQFTDICTLWQSNRIDLLIWLVTFVATLLLNLDMGLGVSVAFALLTVIFRTQLAHYSILGHVSNTGIYRDVAEYNTAEEIPGVKIFRSSATVYFANAELYSEALKEKEATPELSEASDPCSADLGFVDVEMETKTQIFRDFRELEVDVFLAGCHVSIIDQLEKGNFFNQTITKHHLFASVHDAIAYVTRGQGQSMPRPVTLDSSTKL; translated from the exons ATGGTGATGGAGCAGAGCGAGCTGCAGCACCGCCCCTGGGCGTCCCAGGCAGACAGCAAGGTGCTGAGCGAGGCTGAGCTTGAAGAAATTGCACCAAGAACCCGGGCTCCGCAgccctctctctgcagcaggcTCCGGGACGCAAG GTGCTCATGTGCTGTTGCCAAGGCCCTTCTGTTCCGGTTCCTACCGATCCTGAGCTGGTTGCCCCGGTACCCGGTCAGAGACTGGCTCTTCGGTGATATCATCTCGGGGTTCAGTGTGGGCATCATGCACCTCCCTCAGG GTTTGGCTTATGCGCTTCTGGCAGGGGTACCTCCCGTGACTGGCCTCTATTCATCCTTCTATCCTGTCTTCCTGTACTTCCTGTTTGGAACATCTAGGCACATCTCCGTGG gcccctTTGCTGTCATCTCCATCATGATCGGCAGCGTGACAGCCTCGCTGATGCCCAACAGCAACTTCCTGGATCCAGTCAATGGCACGAATGAGACAGTCCTCAACGAGACGAGGAGAGACAGCGCCAGGGTGGAACTGGTGGCTACACTCACCATCCTGGTGGGCATCTTCCAG ATagctctggggctgctgcagttTGGATTTGTGGTCACCTATCTCTCTGATCCCTTGGTGCGGGGATACACCACAGCGGCTGCCATCCAGGTGCTGGCCTCCCAGCTGAAGTACGTCTTTGGGGTGGAGGTGGCTGAGCAGTCAGGGCCACTATCCATGTTCACT GCCTTCACTGAGATCTGCAGCAAGCTGCCCCAGACCAACGTGGGCACCCTGGTCACAAGCCTGATTGCCATGGCCACCATCGTGGCTGTCAAGATGCTCAGTGCCAAGCTCTCCTCCAAGCTCCCCATGCCCATCCCCATTGAACTCATCACG ATCATCGTTTCCACGGGGATCTCCTATGGAGCCGGCCTGAAGGCCAAGTTTGGGATTGCTGTTGTGGGCGACATCCCCAGTGG GATGAAACcaccagtggctcccaaccccagCTACTTTGGGCAGATGGTGGGCAATGCCTTTGCCATTGCCGTGGTCAGCTATGCCATCTGCATCTCCCTGGGCAAGATCTTTGCCCTGAAACACGGCTACAAGGTGAACAGTAACCAG GAGCTGATAGCCATGGGGATTTGTAATTTCATGGGCGGCTTTTTCCAGTGTTTCAGCATCAGTGGCTCCATGTCCCGGACCCTGGTGCAGGAGAGCACTGGAGGGAACAGTCAG gtGGCCGGGGTCGTTGCCTCAATTCTCATCTTAGTGACCATTTTGAAGATTGGGCAGCTCTTCCAAGCCCTGCCCAAA ACCATTTTAGCTGCCATCGTCATTGTGAACCTGATGGGCATGTTCAGGCAGTTCACAGACATCTGCACACTGTGGCAGTCCAACCGCATCGATCTG CTCATCTGGCTCGTGACCTTTGTGGCCACCCTCCTGCTGAACCTAGACATGGGGCTGGGGGTCTCTGTGGCGTTTGCCTTGCTCACAGTCATCTTCCGGACCCAGCT GGCCCACTACTCCATTCTGGGGCACGTTTCCAACACAGGCATCTACAGAGATGTGGCGGAATATAACACG GCTGAGGAAATTCCAGGTGTGAAGATTTTCCGTTCTTCTGCCACTGTCTATTTTGCCAACGCTGAGCTCTATTCTGAGGCCCTGAAGGAGAAG GAAGCTACTCCTGAGCTCTCAGAGGCATCTGACCCCTGCAGCGCTGACCTCGGCTTTGTAGATGTTGAAATGGAGACCAAGACACAG ATATTCAGAGATTTCCGGGAGTTAGAAGTGGATGTGTTTCTTGCTGGCTGCCATG TGTCTATCATTGACCAGCTGGAAAAAGGCAACTTCTTCAACCAAACCATCACCAAGCACCACCTCTTTGCCTCAGTGCATGATGCCATCGCCTATgtcaccagagggcagggacagagcatgCCACGGCCAGTCACA CTTGATTCCAGCACTAAACTGTAG
- the SLC26A6 gene encoding solute carrier family 26 member 6 isoform X3 produces MVMEQSELQHRPWASQADSKVLSEAELEEIAPRTRAPQPSLCSRLRDARCSCAVAKALLFRFLPILSWLPRYPVRDWLFGDIISGFSVGIMHLPQGLAYALLAGVPPVTGLYSSFYPVFLYFLFGTSRHISVGPFAVISIMIGSVTASLMPNSNFLDPVNGTNETVLNETRRDSARVELVATLTILVGIFQIALGLLQFGFVVTYLSDPLVRGYTTAAAIQVLASQLKYVFGVEVAEQSGPLSMFTAFTEICSKLPQTNVGTLVTSLIAMATIVAVKMLSAKLSSKLPMPIPIELITIIVSTGISYGAGLKAKFGIAVVGDIPSGMKPPVAPNPSYFGQMVGNAFAIAVVSYAICISLGKIFALKHGYKVNSNQELIAMGICNFMGGFFQCFSISGSMSRTLVQESTGGNSQVAGVVASILILVTILKIGQLFQALPKTILAAIVIVNLMGMFRQFTDICTLWQSNRIDLLIWLVTFVATLLLNLDMGLGVSVAFALLTVIFRTQLAHYSILGHVSNTGIYRDVAEYNTAEEIPGVKIFRSSATVYFANAELYSEALKEKEATPELSEASDPCSADLGFVDVEMETKTQEPGSDCNGSGPAVVDSNGSRTELEPQASGTQKTFNEPTLESLGLKKPDLHSLILDFTSVNFVDTVCIKILKNIFRDFRELEVDVFLAGCHVSIIDQLEKGNFFNQTITKHHLFASVHDAIAYVTRGQGQSMPRPVTLDSSTKL; encoded by the exons ATGGTGATGGAGCAGAGCGAGCTGCAGCACCGCCCCTGGGCGTCCCAGGCAGACAGCAAGGTGCTGAGCGAGGCTGAGCTTGAAGAAATTGCACCAAGAACCCGGGCTCCGCAgccctctctctgcagcaggcTCCGGGACGCAAG GTGCTCATGTGCTGTTGCCAAGGCCCTTCTGTTCCGGTTCCTACCGATCCTGAGCTGGTTGCCCCGGTACCCGGTCAGAGACTGGCTCTTCGGTGATATCATCTCGGGGTTCAGTGTGGGCATCATGCACCTCCCTCAGG GTTTGGCTTATGCGCTTCTGGCAGGGGTACCTCCCGTGACTGGCCTCTATTCATCCTTCTATCCTGTCTTCCTGTACTTCCTGTTTGGAACATCTAGGCACATCTCCGTGG gcccctTTGCTGTCATCTCCATCATGATCGGCAGCGTGACAGCCTCGCTGATGCCCAACAGCAACTTCCTGGATCCAGTCAATGGCACGAATGAGACAGTCCTCAACGAGACGAGGAGAGACAGCGCCAGGGTGGAACTGGTGGCTACACTCACCATCCTGGTGGGCATCTTCCAG ATagctctggggctgctgcagttTGGATTTGTGGTCACCTATCTCTCTGATCCCTTGGTGCGGGGATACACCACAGCGGCTGCCATCCAGGTGCTGGCCTCCCAGCTGAAGTACGTCTTTGGGGTGGAGGTGGCTGAGCAGTCAGGGCCACTATCCATGTTCACT GCCTTCACTGAGATCTGCAGCAAGCTGCCCCAGACCAACGTGGGCACCCTGGTCACAAGCCTGATTGCCATGGCCACCATCGTGGCTGTCAAGATGCTCAGTGCCAAGCTCTCCTCCAAGCTCCCCATGCCCATCCCCATTGAACTCATCACG ATCATCGTTTCCACGGGGATCTCCTATGGAGCCGGCCTGAAGGCCAAGTTTGGGATTGCTGTTGTGGGCGACATCCCCAGTGG GATGAAACcaccagtggctcccaaccccagCTACTTTGGGCAGATGGTGGGCAATGCCTTTGCCATTGCCGTGGTCAGCTATGCCATCTGCATCTCCCTGGGCAAGATCTTTGCCCTGAAACACGGCTACAAGGTGAACAGTAACCAG GAGCTGATAGCCATGGGGATTTGTAATTTCATGGGCGGCTTTTTCCAGTGTTTCAGCATCAGTGGCTCCATGTCCCGGACCCTGGTGCAGGAGAGCACTGGAGGGAACAGTCAG gtGGCCGGGGTCGTTGCCTCAATTCTCATCTTAGTGACCATTTTGAAGATTGGGCAGCTCTTCCAAGCCCTGCCCAAA ACCATTTTAGCTGCCATCGTCATTGTGAACCTGATGGGCATGTTCAGGCAGTTCACAGACATCTGCACACTGTGGCAGTCCAACCGCATCGATCTG CTCATCTGGCTCGTGACCTTTGTGGCCACCCTCCTGCTGAACCTAGACATGGGGCTGGGGGTCTCTGTGGCGTTTGCCTTGCTCACAGTCATCTTCCGGACCCAGCT GGCCCACTACTCCATTCTGGGGCACGTTTCCAACACAGGCATCTACAGAGATGTGGCGGAATATAACACG GCTGAGGAAATTCCAGGTGTGAAGATTTTCCGTTCTTCTGCCACTGTCTATTTTGCCAACGCTGAGCTCTATTCTGAGGCCCTGAAGGAGAAG GAAGCTACTCCTGAGCTCTCAGAGGCATCTGACCCCTGCAGCGCTGACCTCGGCTTTGTAGATGTTGAAATGGAGACCAAGACACAG gagccagggagtgactgcAATGGATCTGGCCCTGCAGTGGTTGACTCCAATGGAAGCAGGACAGAATTGGAGCCCCAAGCCAGCGGCACCCAAAAAACCTTCAATGAACCCACTCTGGAGTCTTTAGGTCTCAAAAAGCCCGACCTCCACTCCCTCATCCTGGACTTCACCTCTGTCAACTTTGTGGATACTGTCTGCATAAAGATCCTAAAGAAC ATATTCAGAGATTTCCGGGAGTTAGAAGTGGATGTGTTTCTTGCTGGCTGCCATG TGTCTATCATTGACCAGCTGGAAAAAGGCAACTTCTTCAACCAAACCATCACCAAGCACCACCTCTTTGCCTCAGTGCATGATGCCATCGCCTATgtcaccagagggcagggacagagcatgCCACGGCCAGTCACA CTTGATTCCAGCACTAAACTGTAG
- the SLC26A6 gene encoding solute carrier family 26 member 6 isoform X4: MVMEQSELQHRPWASQADSKVLSEAELEEIAPRTRAPQPSLCSRLRDARCSCAVAKALLFRFLPILSWLPRYPVRDWLFGDIISGFSVGIMHLPQGLAYALLAGVPPVTGLYSSFYPVFLYFLFGTSRHISVGPFAVISIMIGSVTASLMPNSNFLDPVNGTNETVLNETRRDSARVELVATLTILVGIFQIALGLLQFGFVVTYLSDPLVRGYTTAAAIQVLASQLKYVFGVEVAEQSGPLSMFTAFTEICSKLPQTNVGTLVTSLIAMATIVAVKMLSAKLSSKLPMPIPIELITIIVSTGISYGAGLKAKFGIAVVGDIPSGMKPPVAPNPSYFGQMVGNAFAIAVVSYAICISLGKIFALKHGYKVNSNQELIAMGICNFMGGFFQCFSISGSMSRTLVQESTGGNSQVAGVVASILILVTILKIGQLFQALPKTILAAIVIVNLMGMFRQFTDICTLWQSNRIDLLIWLVTFVATLLLNLDMGLGVSVAFALLTVIFRTQLAHYSILGHVSNTGIYRDVAEYNTAEEIPGVKIFRSSATVYFANAELYSEALKEKSGINVDYLIGKKKKALKKQKQQQEKKKREEAKKKEATPELSEASDPCSADLGFVDVEMETKTQIFRDFRELEVDVFLAGCHVSIIDQLEKGNFFNQTITKHHLFASVHDAIAYVTRGQGQSMPRPVTLDSSTKL, translated from the exons ATGGTGATGGAGCAGAGCGAGCTGCAGCACCGCCCCTGGGCGTCCCAGGCAGACAGCAAGGTGCTGAGCGAGGCTGAGCTTGAAGAAATTGCACCAAGAACCCGGGCTCCGCAgccctctctctgcagcaggcTCCGGGACGCAAG GTGCTCATGTGCTGTTGCCAAGGCCCTTCTGTTCCGGTTCCTACCGATCCTGAGCTGGTTGCCCCGGTACCCGGTCAGAGACTGGCTCTTCGGTGATATCATCTCGGGGTTCAGTGTGGGCATCATGCACCTCCCTCAGG GTTTGGCTTATGCGCTTCTGGCAGGGGTACCTCCCGTGACTGGCCTCTATTCATCCTTCTATCCTGTCTTCCTGTACTTCCTGTTTGGAACATCTAGGCACATCTCCGTGG gcccctTTGCTGTCATCTCCATCATGATCGGCAGCGTGACAGCCTCGCTGATGCCCAACAGCAACTTCCTGGATCCAGTCAATGGCACGAATGAGACAGTCCTCAACGAGACGAGGAGAGACAGCGCCAGGGTGGAACTGGTGGCTACACTCACCATCCTGGTGGGCATCTTCCAG ATagctctggggctgctgcagttTGGATTTGTGGTCACCTATCTCTCTGATCCCTTGGTGCGGGGATACACCACAGCGGCTGCCATCCAGGTGCTGGCCTCCCAGCTGAAGTACGTCTTTGGGGTGGAGGTGGCTGAGCAGTCAGGGCCACTATCCATGTTCACT GCCTTCACTGAGATCTGCAGCAAGCTGCCCCAGACCAACGTGGGCACCCTGGTCACAAGCCTGATTGCCATGGCCACCATCGTGGCTGTCAAGATGCTCAGTGCCAAGCTCTCCTCCAAGCTCCCCATGCCCATCCCCATTGAACTCATCACG ATCATCGTTTCCACGGGGATCTCCTATGGAGCCGGCCTGAAGGCCAAGTTTGGGATTGCTGTTGTGGGCGACATCCCCAGTGG GATGAAACcaccagtggctcccaaccccagCTACTTTGGGCAGATGGTGGGCAATGCCTTTGCCATTGCCGTGGTCAGCTATGCCATCTGCATCTCCCTGGGCAAGATCTTTGCCCTGAAACACGGCTACAAGGTGAACAGTAACCAG GAGCTGATAGCCATGGGGATTTGTAATTTCATGGGCGGCTTTTTCCAGTGTTTCAGCATCAGTGGCTCCATGTCCCGGACCCTGGTGCAGGAGAGCACTGGAGGGAACAGTCAG gtGGCCGGGGTCGTTGCCTCAATTCTCATCTTAGTGACCATTTTGAAGATTGGGCAGCTCTTCCAAGCCCTGCCCAAA ACCATTTTAGCTGCCATCGTCATTGTGAACCTGATGGGCATGTTCAGGCAGTTCACAGACATCTGCACACTGTGGCAGTCCAACCGCATCGATCTG CTCATCTGGCTCGTGACCTTTGTGGCCACCCTCCTGCTGAACCTAGACATGGGGCTGGGGGTCTCTGTGGCGTTTGCCTTGCTCACAGTCATCTTCCGGACCCAGCT GGCCCACTACTCCATTCTGGGGCACGTTTCCAACACAGGCATCTACAGAGATGTGGCGGAATATAACACG GCTGAGGAAATTCCAGGTGTGAAGATTTTCCGTTCTTCTGCCACTGTCTATTTTGCCAACGCTGAGCTCTATTCTGAGGCCCTGAAGGAGAAG AGCGGCATTAATGTTGATTACCTCATTGGGAAGAAGAAGAAAGCCCTCAagaaacagaagcagcagcaggagaagaagaagagggaagaggcaaAGAAGAAG GAAGCTACTCCTGAGCTCTCAGAGGCATCTGACCCCTGCAGCGCTGACCTCGGCTTTGTAGATGTTGAAATGGAGACCAAGACACAG ATATTCAGAGATTTCCGGGAGTTAGAAGTGGATGTGTTTCTTGCTGGCTGCCATG TGTCTATCATTGACCAGCTGGAAAAAGGCAACTTCTTCAACCAAACCATCACCAAGCACCACCTCTTTGCCTCAGTGCATGATGCCATCGCCTATgtcaccagagggcagggacagagcatgCCACGGCCAGTCACA CTTGATTCCAGCACTAAACTGTAG
- the SLC26A6 gene encoding solute carrier family 26 member 6 isoform X1, translating to MVMEQSELQHRPWASQADSKVLSEAELEEIAPRTRAPQPSLCSRLRDARCSCAVAKALLFRFLPILSWLPRYPVRDWLFGDIISGFSVGIMHLPQGLAYALLAGVPPVTGLYSSFYPVFLYFLFGTSRHISVGPFAVISIMIGSVTASLMPNSNFLDPVNGTNETVLNETRRDSARVELVATLTILVGIFQIALGLLQFGFVVTYLSDPLVRGYTTAAAIQVLASQLKYVFGVEVAEQSGPLSMFTAFTEICSKLPQTNVGTLVTSLIAMATIVAVKMLSAKLSSKLPMPIPIELITIIVSTGISYGAGLKAKFGIAVVGDIPSGMKPPVAPNPSYFGQMVGNAFAIAVVSYAICISLGKIFALKHGYKVNSNQELIAMGICNFMGGFFQCFSISGSMSRTLVQESTGGNSQVAGVVASILILVTILKIGQLFQALPKTILAAIVIVNLMGMFRQFTDICTLWQSNRIDLLIWLVTFVATLLLNLDMGLGVSVAFALLTVIFRTQLAHYSILGHVSNTGIYRDVAEYNTAEEIPGVKIFRSSATVYFANAELYSEALKEKSGINVDYLIGKKKKALKKQKQQQEKKKREEAKKKEATPELSEASDPCSADLGFVDVEMETKTQEPGSDCNGSGPAVVDSNGSRTELEPQASGTQKTFNEPTLESLGLKKPDLHSLILDFTSVNFVDTVCIKILKNIFRDFRELEVDVFLAGCHVSIIDQLEKGNFFNQTITKHHLFASVHDAIAYVTRGQGQSMPRPVTLDSSTKL from the exons ATGGTGATGGAGCAGAGCGAGCTGCAGCACCGCCCCTGGGCGTCCCAGGCAGACAGCAAGGTGCTGAGCGAGGCTGAGCTTGAAGAAATTGCACCAAGAACCCGGGCTCCGCAgccctctctctgcagcaggcTCCGGGACGCAAG GTGCTCATGTGCTGTTGCCAAGGCCCTTCTGTTCCGGTTCCTACCGATCCTGAGCTGGTTGCCCCGGTACCCGGTCAGAGACTGGCTCTTCGGTGATATCATCTCGGGGTTCAGTGTGGGCATCATGCACCTCCCTCAGG GTTTGGCTTATGCGCTTCTGGCAGGGGTACCTCCCGTGACTGGCCTCTATTCATCCTTCTATCCTGTCTTCCTGTACTTCCTGTTTGGAACATCTAGGCACATCTCCGTGG gcccctTTGCTGTCATCTCCATCATGATCGGCAGCGTGACAGCCTCGCTGATGCCCAACAGCAACTTCCTGGATCCAGTCAATGGCACGAATGAGACAGTCCTCAACGAGACGAGGAGAGACAGCGCCAGGGTGGAACTGGTGGCTACACTCACCATCCTGGTGGGCATCTTCCAG ATagctctggggctgctgcagttTGGATTTGTGGTCACCTATCTCTCTGATCCCTTGGTGCGGGGATACACCACAGCGGCTGCCATCCAGGTGCTGGCCTCCCAGCTGAAGTACGTCTTTGGGGTGGAGGTGGCTGAGCAGTCAGGGCCACTATCCATGTTCACT GCCTTCACTGAGATCTGCAGCAAGCTGCCCCAGACCAACGTGGGCACCCTGGTCACAAGCCTGATTGCCATGGCCACCATCGTGGCTGTCAAGATGCTCAGTGCCAAGCTCTCCTCCAAGCTCCCCATGCCCATCCCCATTGAACTCATCACG ATCATCGTTTCCACGGGGATCTCCTATGGAGCCGGCCTGAAGGCCAAGTTTGGGATTGCTGTTGTGGGCGACATCCCCAGTGG GATGAAACcaccagtggctcccaaccccagCTACTTTGGGCAGATGGTGGGCAATGCCTTTGCCATTGCCGTGGTCAGCTATGCCATCTGCATCTCCCTGGGCAAGATCTTTGCCCTGAAACACGGCTACAAGGTGAACAGTAACCAG GAGCTGATAGCCATGGGGATTTGTAATTTCATGGGCGGCTTTTTCCAGTGTTTCAGCATCAGTGGCTCCATGTCCCGGACCCTGGTGCAGGAGAGCACTGGAGGGAACAGTCAG gtGGCCGGGGTCGTTGCCTCAATTCTCATCTTAGTGACCATTTTGAAGATTGGGCAGCTCTTCCAAGCCCTGCCCAAA ACCATTTTAGCTGCCATCGTCATTGTGAACCTGATGGGCATGTTCAGGCAGTTCACAGACATCTGCACACTGTGGCAGTCCAACCGCATCGATCTG CTCATCTGGCTCGTGACCTTTGTGGCCACCCTCCTGCTGAACCTAGACATGGGGCTGGGGGTCTCTGTGGCGTTTGCCTTGCTCACAGTCATCTTCCGGACCCAGCT GGCCCACTACTCCATTCTGGGGCACGTTTCCAACACAGGCATCTACAGAGATGTGGCGGAATATAACACG GCTGAGGAAATTCCAGGTGTGAAGATTTTCCGTTCTTCTGCCACTGTCTATTTTGCCAACGCTGAGCTCTATTCTGAGGCCCTGAAGGAGAAG AGCGGCATTAATGTTGATTACCTCATTGGGAAGAAGAAGAAAGCCCTCAagaaacagaagcagcagcaggagaagaagaagagggaagaggcaaAGAAGAAG GAAGCTACTCCTGAGCTCTCAGAGGCATCTGACCCCTGCAGCGCTGACCTCGGCTTTGTAGATGTTGAAATGGAGACCAAGACACAG gagccagggagtgactgcAATGGATCTGGCCCTGCAGTGGTTGACTCCAATGGAAGCAGGACAGAATTGGAGCCCCAAGCCAGCGGCACCCAAAAAACCTTCAATGAACCCACTCTGGAGTCTTTAGGTCTCAAAAAGCCCGACCTCCACTCCCTCATCCTGGACTTCACCTCTGTCAACTTTGTGGATACTGTCTGCATAAAGATCCTAAAGAAC ATATTCAGAGATTTCCGGGAGTTAGAAGTGGATGTGTTTCTTGCTGGCTGCCATG TGTCTATCATTGACCAGCTGGAAAAAGGCAACTTCTTCAACCAAACCATCACCAAGCACCACCTCTTTGCCTCAGTGCATGATGCCATCGCCTATgtcaccagagggcagggacagagcatgCCACGGCCAGTCACA CTTGATTCCAGCACTAAACTGTAG